The following proteins come from a genomic window of Corallococcus sp. NCRR:
- a CDS encoding TetR/AcrR family transcriptional regulator, translating to MNRDSKSEAPVKRLRSRLKEATADAILAAAAAVFARDGLHAAKMESIAEQAGVSVGTLYNHFTDRAALLDALRAKRRQLMLDRLDAALAPVTERPAREQLRAFVMALFAHVAERDAFVRVLVQLPEDPARKSRILAELSKRVVVIVDRGIQAGEFRAEGRAYYPNLLMGMVRGALDRLREDDAANPPAAAWAEEILRVFLKGIEVD from the coding sequence ATGAATCGAGATTCAAAATCTGAGGCGCCCGTCAAAAGGCTGCGCTCGCGTCTGAAGGAAGCCACCGCTGACGCCATCCTGGCGGCGGCCGCGGCGGTGTTCGCTCGCGACGGCCTGCACGCGGCGAAGATGGAGTCCATCGCCGAGCAGGCAGGCGTGTCGGTGGGGACGCTCTACAACCACTTCACCGACCGCGCGGCCCTGCTGGACGCGCTGCGCGCGAAGCGCCGGCAGCTGATGCTGGACCGGCTGGACGCGGCCCTGGCCCCCGTGACGGAGCGCCCCGCGCGCGAACAACTGCGCGCCTTCGTGATGGCGCTGTTCGCTCACGTGGCGGAGCGCGACGCGTTCGTGCGGGTGCTGGTTCAGCTGCCGGAGGATCCGGCGCGCAAGAGCCGCATCCTGGCGGAGCTCAGCAAGCGCGTGGTGGTCATCGTGGACCGGGGCATCCAGGCCGGTGAGTTCCGCGCGGAGGGCCGCGCGTACTACCCGAATCTCCTGATGGGCATGGTGCGCGGCGCGTTGGACCGCCTGCGCGAGGACGACGCCGCGAACCCTCCGGCAGCCGCCTGGGCGGAGGAGATCCTCCGCGTCTTCTTGAAGGGCATCGAGGTCGACTGA